In the genome of Flavobacteriaceae bacterium YJPT1-3, the window GATCAAAGGGAAAGCAGACAGCTTGTTTGTAGGCCGTTAAACGATCAAAAGGAATCCATTTTTCGTTCTTTTCTTACATTTTATAAAAGGGTAGGATTTTCATTTTCAAATGCATACTTTTCTTTTTTTCTTTGCGTTTGAACTGATAATCAGGAGAACAATTTCTGGAAGTAGAACCGTGGTTCTCTGCGCAATTGGTCGTAAAAAATAGACAATTAGTCTATGGCTATATTTCGAGCTTCCAAAAGACTCGTATCCATCAGTTTGCAATTGATATTCCAGTAGAGTGTCTGGTTATCAGCAGAGTGCAAAAACAAATTGTGGATAAATTTTTCAAAACTTTGACTTGAGGCTGTCATAACGAAGTACGAATACTCTTACTTTTTTTGTGCGGGAGTTAAATATCACTACTTTAGCAGCCGTTAGGAGCCCCAAACTCAACGCCTAAATGCTAGAAATGCTAAATATCGGACGGTTTTACTGTCTGTTTGCACTGCAAACGGGTGGCCCTGCGCCTCCAGCACCTAAAATGGGGCCGCCTCCACCGGTACAGCTGCCTCTTGATCAGAGTGCGTGGATCTTGGTTATCATTGGCCTTCTGCTTGGCTTTTATTTAAATTTAAAACGGTATAAAGATCAATCAAGCAAGCGTATATAGCGTTGAACGTACTTCCCAATTACATCAAACTCTAAATTGACTTGGTCCCCTACTTTCAACTGCTGGAAGGTGGTATGCTGATAAGTGTACGGAATAATAGCCACACTAAATTGGCCGTGAGACGAGTTGACCGCAGTCAGACTGACGCCATTCACCGTGATCGATCCTTTTTCAATGGTTTGATTACCAGTTGAAGCGTCATATTCGAATCGAAATAACCAACTTCCCTCTTGTTCTTGACGGGCAATACATCTGCCCGTTTGATCCACATGTCCCTGTACGAGATGGCCATCCAATCGCGCCCCCAGCACCATGGCCCGTTCTAAATTGACCAGTTGCCCCGGTTCCCAGTCGCCGAGATTGGTTTTTTCTAGGGTCTCAGCAATAGCGGTCACCTGATACTGCTTGGCATTCACATCAACTACCGTAAGGCACACCCCATTATGAGCGACACTCTGATCTACTTTAAGTTCGCGAGCGAGATCGCAATCAATATAGAAATGCAGATTGTCTTCTTCTTGCTCTATACGGGCTATTTGACCTAAGGTCTCAATGATTCCTGTGAACATATTATAATGGTTACCTTTGTTTGACAAATGTATAAAAAGGACAGCGCCCAACAGATGAAGGATGCACAAAGTATACGCGTAGGTATTTCCATAGGTGACCTGAACGGAATTGGCAGCGAAATCATACTCAAGACCTTTGCGGATACACGCATGCTTGAATTTTGTACTCCGGTAGTTTTTGCCTCTACAAAAACCCTTTCACTGGCTAAAAAGCAAATGCAATTGAGCACGACCTTCCACGGGGTTCAACAGGCCAGTGACGCAGTGACGGGCAAATTGAATGTGGTGAATGTTTGGAAAGAGGTACCCAGCTTACAATTTGGAGAAGAGACCAAAGAAGCCGGAAGCTACGCTTTGAAGTCGTTGAGAGCCGCTACTGAATCGCTAAAAGAAGGCACGGTAGATGTTTTGGTCACAGCGCCCATCAATAAATCCAATATTCAAGAAGAAGGGTTCCAATTTCCCGGCCATACCGATTATTTGGCTCAGGAGCTGGGTGGGAAAAGCCTCATGTTTATGGTAACCGATACCCTAAAGGTGGGCTTGCTTACGGATCATGTACCCGTTTCTGAAGTCAGTAATCACATTACAACCAAGCTTGTTCGAGATAAGGTGGAGACCATCATCCATACCCTAAAACAGGATTTCGCCCATCGAAAACCCAAGGTGGCTGTGCTAGGCATCAATCCTCATGTGGGCGATAAGGGAGTGATTGGAAAAGAAGATGATGAGGTTTTGATCCCCACTCTCGATCAGCTTCGCGCGGAAGGTAGATTGGTTTACGGCCCCTATGCTGCAGACAGTTTTTTTGGATCGCAGAATTATAAAAATTTTGACGCAATTGTGGCGGCCTATCACGATCAGGGACTGATTCCCTTTAAAACCCTGTCTTTTGGAAAGGGGGTCAATTTTACCGCCGGACTCGCTAAAGTACGCACCTCACCTGACCACGGGACAGCCTATGAAATAGCGGGAAAAGGCCTGGCAGACGCGGGTTCCTTCCAGCAAGCGGTCTTTACTGCATTAAGCATTTACAAGAACCGATCCCAATACCAACGCCTGTCTAAGGATCCCCTGGAGCCGCTTTCGCGAAAGCTTAAAGCCTCCAGAAATAAAGGGGGTAGGTCTCGTGACCGGAACCCCAACAAAAAGTAGTTGAAGATGAAGGCTGTGCAAAAAAAATTATTATCTTTGCACGCTCGAAAATGATGATGGCATGAAGGATTTGAAGATATTCACAATTCCATTCGTGGGATTGAAAGAGGGGAGCCACGCCTTCGAGTTTGATTTAGGCGACTCGTTCTTTGCGCATTTTGATTATGACGATTTCAATCATATGGATTTGGCTGGTGCTTTAACACTGGTTAAAAAGTCCACCATGCTTGAATTACGATTCGCGGTAAATGGCCAGGCAGAGGTTAATTGTGATCTGACCAATGAGCCTTACGACCAGCCAATGAGCGGCACTTATGATCTGGTGATCAAATTTGGCCCTGAGTTCAATGACGAGCACGAAGATATTTTGATCTTGCCGCATGGCGAATTTGAGATCAATGTAGCTCATTATTTTTATGAGTTGGCTGTACTATCCATGCCCAACAAACGGGTTCATCCCGGAGTGGCGGACGGTAGTTTAGATTCAGAGGTGCTCAAGAAATTAGAAGAATTGAGTATCGATAATCGTCAAATAGCATCCAAAGAACAAGAAATAGATCCCCGTTGGGACGAATTGAAAAAACTTTTAACAGACAAATAATAGCGCGTTATGGCACATCCAAAACGAAAAATCTCGAAAACGAGAAGAGATAAAAGAAGAACGCATTACAAAGCTGCAGTTCCTACGATCGGTACAGACCCGACTACTGGAGAGGCACATTTGTATCACAGAGCACACTGGCATGAAGGGAAATTATATTACCGGGGCCAGGTTGTTATTGATGCTACAGAAGACGCTGAGGTCGCCTAAGTGACCTAAGCCAGAAAGACTTAGAAAAACTCCTATTTTTTAGGGGTTTTTCTTGTTTTCAAGAGATGTGAAAAAAGTTAATAAACGGTCGTTTCTGATCAATTTTTATTAATTTTCCCTCCATTTTGAACTTTTTTTGCTCTTTTTCACGATCCTAAGTCACTCCTATGAGTAAAATGACCGCAGCCATAACGGCGGTTGGTGCTTATGTGCCAGATTATGTCCTCTCAAATTCCATTCTGGAAACCATGGTCGATACCAACGATGATTGGATCACCACCCGTACCGGCATTAAAGAACGTCGTATTCTGAAGGATAAGGATAAAGGAACTTCTTTCCTGGCCATTAAGGCGGCTGAGGACTTAATGCAAAAAAAGAATTTAGACCCGAAAACCATTGACCTCGTGCTCGTGGCTAGTGCCACACCCGATATGCCCGTGGCGGCTACCGCCGCTTATGTGGCTTCTCAAATAGGGGCAACCAATGCCTTTTCCTACGACATCCAGGCAGCCTGTTCCAGTTTTCTTTACGGCATGTCTACCGCGGCCAGTTACATTGAATCTGGGCGATACAAAAAAATACTTCTTATTGGTGCGGATAAAATGTCGAGCATCATTGATTATACCGATCGCACCACCTGCATCATCTTTGGTGATGGAGGCGGAGCGGTACTTTTTGAACCTAATGAGGAAGGTCTGGGACTACACGACGAGTATTTACGTACGGACGGGATTGGACGGGAATTTCTGAAGATTGACGCAGGGGGCTCTTTACTTCCGGCCTCTCACGAGACAGTAGATAATAA includes:
- the rpmF gene encoding 50S ribosomal protein L32, coding for MAHPKRKISKTRRDKRRTHYKAAVPTIGTDPTTGEAHLYHRAHWHEGKLYYRGQVVIDATEDAEVA
- a CDS encoding ketoacyl-ACP synthase III, which gives rise to MSKMTAAITAVGAYVPDYVLSNSILETMVDTNDDWITTRTGIKERRILKDKDKGTSFLAIKAAEDLMQKKNLDPKTIDLVLVASATPDMPVAATAAYVASQIGATNAFSYDIQAACSSFLYGMSTAASYIESGRYKKILLIGADKMSSIIDYTDRTTCIIFGDGGGAVLFEPNEEGLGLHDEYLRTDGIGREFLKIDAGGSLLPASHETVDNKQHYVFQDGKTVFKFAVSNMADVSEKIMQRNDLSHDDVDWLIAHQANKRIIDATARRMGVKDEKVLMNIQRYGNTTSATLPLLMSDYEKQLKKGDSIIFAAFGGGFTWGSIYLKWAYNS
- the pdxA gene encoding 4-hydroxythreonine-4-phosphate dehydrogenase PdxA codes for the protein MKDAQSIRVGISIGDLNGIGSEIILKTFADTRMLEFCTPVVFASTKTLSLAKKQMQLSTTFHGVQQASDAVTGKLNVVNVWKEVPSLQFGEETKEAGSYALKSLRAATESLKEGTVDVLVTAPINKSNIQEEGFQFPGHTDYLAQELGGKSLMFMVTDTLKVGLLTDHVPVSEVSNHITTKLVRDKVETIIHTLKQDFAHRKPKVAVLGINPHVGDKGVIGKEDDEVLIPTLDQLRAEGRLVYGPYAADSFFGSQNYKNFDAIVAAYHDQGLIPFKTLSFGKGVNFTAGLAKVRTSPDHGTAYEIAGKGLADAGSFQQAVFTALSIYKNRSQYQRLSKDPLEPLSRKLKASRNKGGRSRDRNPNKK
- a CDS encoding riboflavin synthase, whose amino-acid sequence is MFTGIIETLGQIARIEQEEDNLHFYIDCDLARELKVDQSVAHNGVCLTVVDVNAKQYQVTAIAETLEKTNLGDWEPGQLVNLERAMVLGARLDGHLVQGHVDQTGRCIARQEQEGSWLFRFEYDASTGNQTIEKGSITVNGVSLTAVNSSHGQFSVAIIPYTYQHTTFQQLKVGDQVNLEFDVIGKYVQRYIRLLD
- a CDS encoding DUF177 domain-containing protein, giving the protein MKDLKIFTIPFVGLKEGSHAFEFDLGDSFFAHFDYDDFNHMDLAGALTLVKKSTMLELRFAVNGQAEVNCDLTNEPYDQPMSGTYDLVIKFGPEFNDEHEDILILPHGEFEINVAHYFYELAVLSMPNKRVHPGVADGSLDSEVLKKLEELSIDNRQIASKEQEIDPRWDELKKLLTDK